One window of the Salvia splendens isolate huo1 chromosome 1, SspV2, whole genome shotgun sequence genome contains the following:
- the LOC121749695 gene encoding serine/arginine-rich splicing factor RS31-like isoform X2, which produces MRPIFCGNFEYETRQSDLERLFSKYGRVDRVDMKSGFAFVYFEDERDAEDAIRNLDNITFGHDRRRLSVEWAKGERGRHRDGRAANQKPTKTLFVINFDPVRTKVHDIERHFEPYGKLLNVRIRRNFAFVQFETQEDATKALECTHMSKVLDRVVSVEYALRDDDERGGMHESPRRNYGRRGDSPYRRSPSPGFRRSRPSPDYGRDRSPVYDRYTGPSHDRRRSPDYGRHRRSPVRRSRT; this is translated from the exons ATGAGGCCGATTTTTTGCGGAAACTTTGAGTACGAAACTCGGCAATCAGACTTGGAGCGGTTGTTCTCCAAGTATGGAAGAGTCGACCGCGTCGACATGAAATCTG GATTTGCATTTGTTTACTTTGAGGATGAACGTGATGCTGAAGACGCCATTCGCAATCTTGATAATATTACATTTGGGCATGACAGGCGCAGGTTGTCAGTTGAATGGGCCAAG GGTGAACGTGGTAGGCATCGTGATGGGAGAGCTGCAAATCAAAAGCCAACTAAGACCCTTTTTGTGATAAACTTTGATCCTGTGCGTACCAAAGTCCATGACATAGAAAGACACTTCGAGCCTTATGGGAAGCTTCTCAATGTCCGCATTCGAAGGAACTTTGCATTTGTGCAATTTGAGACTCAGGAGGACGCAACAAAAGCTTTGGAATGCACCCACATGAG CAAGGTACTGGATAGGGTTGTTTCTGTTGAGTATGCACTGAGGGATGATGACGAGAGGGGTGGAATGCACGAAAGCCCCAGAAGAAACTATGGTAGGCGTGGAGACAGTCCTTATAGAAGGTCACCTAGTCCAGGATTTCGAAGGAGCCGCCCAAGTCCTGATTATGGGCGAGACAGAAGCCCTGTTTATGATAGGTACACTGGCCCATCACATGACCGGCGCAGGAGCCCTGATTATGGCAGACACCGAAG gTCGCCTGTTCGAAGATCAAGAACTTGA
- the LOC121749695 gene encoding serine/arginine-rich splicing factor RS31-like isoform X1, with the protein MRPIFCGNFEYETRQSDLERLFSKYGRVDRVDMKSGFAFVYFEDERDAEDAIRNLDNITFGHDRRRLSVEWAKGERGRHRDGRAANQKPTKTLFVINFDPVRTKVHDIERHFEPYGKLLNVRIRRNFAFVQFETQEDATKALECTHMSKVLDRVVSVEYALRDDDERGGMHESPRRNYGRRGDSPYRRSPSPGFRRSRPSPDYGRDRSPVYDRYTGPSHDRRRSPDYGRHRSRSPVRRSRT; encoded by the exons ATGAGGCCGATTTTTTGCGGAAACTTTGAGTACGAAACTCGGCAATCAGACTTGGAGCGGTTGTTCTCCAAGTATGGAAGAGTCGACCGCGTCGACATGAAATCTG GATTTGCATTTGTTTACTTTGAGGATGAACGTGATGCTGAAGACGCCATTCGCAATCTTGATAATATTACATTTGGGCATGACAGGCGCAGGTTGTCAGTTGAATGGGCCAAG GGTGAACGTGGTAGGCATCGTGATGGGAGAGCTGCAAATCAAAAGCCAACTAAGACCCTTTTTGTGATAAACTTTGATCCTGTGCGTACCAAAGTCCATGACATAGAAAGACACTTCGAGCCTTATGGGAAGCTTCTCAATGTCCGCATTCGAAGGAACTTTGCATTTGTGCAATTTGAGACTCAGGAGGACGCAACAAAAGCTTTGGAATGCACCCACATGAG CAAGGTACTGGATAGGGTTGTTTCTGTTGAGTATGCACTGAGGGATGATGACGAGAGGGGTGGAATGCACGAAAGCCCCAGAAGAAACTATGGTAGGCGTGGAGACAGTCCTTATAGAAGGTCACCTAGTCCAGGATTTCGAAGGAGCCGCCCAAGTCCTGATTATGGGCGAGACAGAAGCCCTGTTTATGATAGGTACACTGGCCCATCACATGACCGGCGCAGGAGCCCTGATTATGGCAGACACCGAAG taggTCGCCTGTTCGAAGATCAAGAACTTGA
- the LOC121749695 gene encoding serine/arginine-rich splicing factor RS31-like isoform X3 — protein MFAGFAFVYFEDERDAEDAIRNLDNITFGHDRRRLSVEWAKGERGRHRDGRAANQKPTKTLFVINFDPVRTKVHDIERHFEPYGKLLNVRIRRNFAFVQFETQEDATKALECTHMSKVLDRVVSVEYALRDDDERGGMHESPRRNYGRRGDSPYRRSPSPGFRRSRPSPDYGRDRSPVYDRYTGPSHDRRRSPDYGRHRSRSPVRRSRT, from the exons ATGTTTGCAG GATTTGCATTTGTTTACTTTGAGGATGAACGTGATGCTGAAGACGCCATTCGCAATCTTGATAATATTACATTTGGGCATGACAGGCGCAGGTTGTCAGTTGAATGGGCCAAG GGTGAACGTGGTAGGCATCGTGATGGGAGAGCTGCAAATCAAAAGCCAACTAAGACCCTTTTTGTGATAAACTTTGATCCTGTGCGTACCAAAGTCCATGACATAGAAAGACACTTCGAGCCTTATGGGAAGCTTCTCAATGTCCGCATTCGAAGGAACTTTGCATTTGTGCAATTTGAGACTCAGGAGGACGCAACAAAAGCTTTGGAATGCACCCACATGAG CAAGGTACTGGATAGGGTTGTTTCTGTTGAGTATGCACTGAGGGATGATGACGAGAGGGGTGGAATGCACGAAAGCCCCAGAAGAAACTATGGTAGGCGTGGAGACAGTCCTTATAGAAGGTCACCTAGTCCAGGATTTCGAAGGAGCCGCCCAAGTCCTGATTATGGGCGAGACAGAAGCCCTGTTTATGATAGGTACACTGGCCCATCACATGACCGGCGCAGGAGCCCTGATTATGGCAGACACCGAAG taggTCGCCTGTTCGAAGATCAAGAACTTGA
- the LOC121749715 gene encoding calcium-binding protein KIC-like, protein MAASNPIDMEPNSEMKEYEDLLPVMVDKLDGDTFVAELCGGFRLLADPSKGLITAASLQKNCALLGLEGMSRDDADAMVQEGDLDGDGALNQMEFCILMVRLSPGMMEDAQTWLDKAIRGELLKSSS, encoded by the coding sequence ATGGCTGCTTCCAATCCCATCGACATGGAACCAAATTCGGAGATGAAAGAGTACGAAGACTTGCTGCCGGTGATGGTGGACAAGCTGGACGGCGACACCTTCGTGGCGGAGCTCTGCGGTGGATTCCGGCTGCTTGCGGATCCAAGCAAGGGGCTGATCACGGCGGCAAGCTTGCAGAAGAATTGTGCGCTCCTGGGGTTGGAAGGGATGAGCAGAGACGACGCGGATGCGATGGTGCAGGAGGGTGATCTCGACGGAGACGGAGCGCTCAATCAAATGGAATTCTGCATTCTCATGGTCAGACTCAGCCCTGGAATGATGGAGGATGCTCAGACCTGGCTTGATAAGGCCATTCGAGGAGAGTTGCTCAAATCCTCTTCTTGA